A single Betaproteobacteria bacterium DNA region contains:
- a CDS encoding GFA family protein codes for MIKTYRGSCHCGAVRFEADLDLTQPSFRCNCSICRRTRFWPAIARPENFRLLSGEGDLTKYLFNTRKNEHFFCRHCGVRAFGHGTETPLGEMYGVNLGCLEDVSEEE; via the coding sequence ATGATCAAGACCTACCGCGGCTCGTGCCACTGCGGAGCGGTGCGCTTCGAGGCCGACCTCGACCTGACGCAGCCGTCCTTCCGCTGCAACTGCTCGATCTGCCGGCGCACCCGATTCTGGCCGGCGATCGCGAGGCCCGAGAACTTTCGCCTGCTGAGCGGCGAGGGCGATCTCACGAAGTATCTCTTCAACACGCGCAAGAACGAGCACTTCTTCTGCAGGCACTGCGGCGTGCGTGCATTCGGTCACGGCACCGAAACGCCGCTCGGCGAAATGTATGGGGTGAACCTGGGCTGCCTCGAAGACGTATCCGAGGAGGAA
- a CDS encoding VOC family protein, with protein sequence MQVERLDHFVLTVRDVEATISFYEKVLGMSAVTFGAGRRALAFGQSKINIHPAHAPLSPHARHPTPGSADLCFIVSSPVAAIVEHLRRCDVVTEEGPIARTGALGPIMSVYFRDPDGNLVEVSTYAV encoded by the coding sequence GTGCAGGTCGAGCGACTCGATCACTTCGTTCTGACGGTCAGAGACGTCGAAGCGACGATCTCCTTCTACGAGAAGGTGCTCGGCATGTCGGCGGTCACCTTCGGCGCCGGGCGAAGAGCACTCGCCTTCGGCCAATCCAAGATCAATATTCACCCCGCACACGCGCCGCTGTCTCCGCATGCGCGGCACCCCACGCCCGGTTCGGCAGACCTGTGCTTTATCGTTTCTTCACCGGTCGCGGCGATCGTCGAGCATCTGCGTCGCTGCGATGTGGTGACTGAAGAAGGGCCGATTGCGAGAACCGGAGCGCTCGGACCGATCATGTCCGTCTACTTTCGCGACCCGGACGGGAATCTCGTCGAGGTATCCACCTATGCCGTGTGA